Proteins encoded together in one Fibrobacter sp. UWP2 window:
- a CDS encoding ATP-binding protein: protein MFERKILKEFEKWMNGGGKKKALVVKGMRQIGKTFSVLEFARSHYKHVVYVNFKENDSARKIFDGDFNVNRMTIDLSALLPDARFEPRKTVIIFDEIQECANARASIKPFMEDGRYDVICTGSLLGIKGYNKKKGKGVPTGFERIVYMKPMDFEEFLWAKGIDEKVIDYLKECFSNKKPVSEATHNVMLRYFREYLCVGGLPYIVSRFVETNDMNVVWQEQQDILEEYKDDFGKHLDEDENEEIDRTLLGRINRVFDSIPAQLAKENKKFTYSSLEKKGRSEAYQNAIQWLYDCGIINLCHNLTNISTPLDGYKIENAFKIYVQDSGLFVAMLEKGCAAKILSGDLGFYKGAIYENIVADCFSKQGRNLYYFRKDSGLEIDFVETIAGETALIEVKATSGQTKSAKTVLQNENYEVDICYKLSENNVGVVGKIVTLPYYMTMFLE from the coding sequence ATGTTCGAGCGAAAAATCCTAAAAGAATTCGAAAAATGGATGAATGGCGGGGGCAAGAAAAAGGCTCTTGTCGTCAAGGGAATGCGCCAAATCGGCAAGACATTCAGTGTACTTGAATTCGCTAGGAGCCACTATAAGCATGTGGTCTATGTGAACTTCAAGGAAAACGACAGCGCCCGTAAAATTTTCGACGGCGATTTCAATGTCAACCGCATGACAATCGACCTGTCGGCCCTGCTTCCCGATGCTCGCTTCGAACCGAGAAAAACAGTTATCATCTTTGACGAGATTCAAGAATGTGCGAACGCCCGCGCAAGCATTAAACCGTTTATGGAAGATGGTCGATATGACGTCATCTGCACGGGTTCTCTCCTAGGAATAAAAGGGTATAACAAAAAAAAAGGCAAGGGTGTCCCGACTGGGTTCGAGAGAATTGTTTACATGAAGCCTATGGATTTTGAGGAATTTCTATGGGCAAAGGGCATTGACGAAAAAGTCATTGATTATCTCAAGGAATGTTTCAGCAACAAGAAACCCGTCAGCGAAGCCACGCACAACGTCATGTTGCGCTATTTTAGGGAATATCTCTGCGTGGGAGGCCTCCCGTACATCGTTTCCCGTTTCGTCGAGACAAACGACATGAACGTCGTTTGGCAAGAACAGCAAGATATTCTCGAAGAATACAAGGACGATTTCGGCAAGCACCTTGACGAAGACGAAAACGAGGAAATAGACAGAACGCTTCTAGGCAGAATCAACCGCGTATTCGATTCCATTCCGGCGCAACTCGCCAAAGAGAACAAGAAATTCACATATTCCTCATTAGAAAAGAAAGGCCGTTCCGAAGCATACCAGAATGCAATCCAGTGGCTTTATGACTGCGGCATCATCAATCTATGCCATAATCTCACAAACATATCTACTCCGCTGGATGGTTACAAGATTGAAAACGCGTTCAAAATCTACGTGCAGGATTCCGGGCTGTTCGTCGCGATGCTCGAAAAAGGATGTGCTGCCAAAATCCTTAGCGGAGACTTGGGATTTTACAAGGGCGCTATTTACGAGAACATTGTTGCTGACTGTTTCTCGAAACAGGGGCGAAACCTATACTACTTCCGCAAGGATTCCGGACTTGAAATAGATTTTGTAGAAACCATTGCTGGCGAAACAGCATTAATCGAAGTCAAGGCAACTTCGGGGCAAACCAAGTCGGCAAAGACCGTCCTGCAAAACGAAAACTACGAGGTAGACATCTGCTACAAACTTTCCGAAAACAATGTAGGCGTTGTCGGGAAAATAGTAACGCTACCTTACTACATGACCATGTTCTTGGAATAA
- a CDS encoding LysE family translocator produces the protein MLEFFVAALVVAIAPGPDNLFVLAQSATYGARSGFSVICGLCTGICVQVCLLIVGVSALIAASPVAFFVLQCCGAAYLLYLAYKSFQVRAGVVNLDESGETRDESDACSEMRAESASVILSGERSSESKDLGPSGESAGLPFHRLYLRGIIMNLTNPKAVLFALSFIPPAVKMERPLSPTLQMVILGGEFIVATFIVFGSIALLAGAVKKFMLNSPKANRNLNWFSGCVFIALAIALFAL, from the coding sequence ATGCTTGAATTTTTTGTAGCGGCGCTGGTGGTGGCAATTGCCCCCGGTCCAGACAACCTGTTTGTTTTGGCGCAGAGCGCCACATACGGGGCCAGGTCCGGCTTTAGCGTGATTTGCGGGCTATGCACGGGCATTTGCGTGCAGGTTTGCCTGCTGATTGTCGGCGTTTCTGCCCTGATTGCCGCAAGCCCGGTTGCGTTCTTTGTTCTGCAGTGCTGCGGGGCGGCGTACCTGCTATACCTCGCGTACAAAAGTTTCCAGGTCCGCGCCGGCGTCGTGAATTTAGACGAGAGTGGAGAGACGAGAGACGAGAGTGATGCTTGTAGCGAGATGCGCGCGGAATCCGCTAGTGTCATCCTGAGCGGAGAGCGAAGCTCGGAGTCGAAGGATCTAGGCCCGAGTGGAGAATCCGCGGGCCTCCCGTTCCACAGGCTCTACCTGCGTGGCATCATCATGAATCTCACGAACCCGAAGGCGGTTCTTTTCGCGCTTTCGTTTATCCCGCCCGCGGTCAAGATGGAACGCCCGCTGAGCCCGACGCTCCAGATGGTGATTCTCGGCGGGGAATTCATCGTGGCGACATTTATCGTATTCGGCTCCATCGCACTCCTCGCCGGAGCGGTCAAGAAATTCATGCTCAATAGCCCGAAGGCGAACCGCAACCTCAATTGGTTCAGCGGCTGCGTGTTTATCGCCCTCGCCATCGCGCTGTTCGCGCTATAG
- a CDS encoding iron-containing alcohol dehydrogenase family protein, which produces MRFYVPTDIYVEKDCVKSHAQNLLAMGKRAFIMTGRTSAKKNGSLNDVIAVLDAGHIPYQFFDQVEENPSTDTVGNAAQQAREFKADYIIGIGGGSAIDAAKAAALLLANPNLIADNMHKAPEKPLDHMPVVAVPTTCGTGSEATPVSIITNHKIQLKKSIPHKIFPALALVDGKYLASAKKTLIINTAVDALAHMVESILNIYSNAFNRMCPEYGLKLWSEFKEALLSDAPVSENLYEKLMLTSTIAGMSIAHTSTSVPHGMSYDLTLHQGTPHGPAVGYFLAGYVEVCEKKVPEDVQKILALLNLKSTADFTAMLDKLIGKCKVSREMRDQFAAAMKENHSKLDLVPGGITPEEVDYIYDKSLVVE; this is translated from the coding sequence ATGCGTTTCTACGTACCCACGGATATCTATGTCGAAAAGGACTGCGTGAAGAGCCACGCGCAAAACCTGCTTGCGATGGGGAAACGCGCATTCATCATGACGGGCAGAACTTCCGCCAAAAAGAACGGTTCTTTGAACGATGTCATAGCCGTTCTGGATGCAGGCCACATTCCATATCAGTTTTTTGACCAGGTCGAAGAAAATCCGTCAACAGATACCGTAGGAAACGCCGCACAGCAGGCTCGCGAATTCAAGGCCGATTACATTATCGGCATCGGAGGCGGCTCCGCCATCGACGCGGCGAAGGCAGCAGCACTACTGCTTGCAAACCCGAATCTCATCGCGGACAACATGCACAAGGCTCCCGAAAAGCCGCTCGATCACATGCCCGTCGTCGCCGTACCGACTACCTGCGGAACAGGTTCCGAGGCAACACCGGTCTCCATCATCACAAACCACAAGATCCAACTGAAAAAGAGCATCCCGCACAAGATTTTCCCGGCGCTCGCGCTTGTGGACGGCAAATACCTCGCCTCGGCCAAGAAGACGCTGATTATCAATACCGCGGTCGACGCCCTCGCCCACATGGTCGAAAGCATCTTGAACATCTATTCCAACGCGTTCAACCGCATGTGCCCGGAATACGGCCTCAAGCTCTGGAGCGAATTCAAGGAAGCGCTCCTTTCCGACGCGCCCGTAAGCGAAAACCTTTACGAAAAACTCATGCTCACCTCGACTATCGCAGGCATGTCCATCGCTCACACGAGTACCTCCGTACCACACGGCATGAGCTATGATCTCACGCTGCATCAGGGCACGCCGCATGGCCCCGCCGTCGGCTATTTCCTTGCCGGCTACGTAGAAGTCTGCGAGAAGAAGGTTCCCGAAGACGTCCAGAAAATCCTCGCGCTCTTGAACCTCAAAAGCACCGCCGATTTCACCGCAATGCTTGACAAGCTCATCGGCAAATGCAAGGTTTCCCGCGAAATGCGCGACCAGTTCGCCGCCGCCATGAAGGAAAACCATTCCAAGCTCGACCTCGTCCCCGGCGGAATCACGCCCGAAGAAGTCGACTACATTTACGACAAATCCCTTGTCGTAGAATAG
- a CDS encoding bifunctional oligoribonuclease/PAP phosphatase NrnA gives MTIDEFLGEAKTVAIFGHVRPDGDCVGSTTAVYNYIRDNFPGIAVKLFLENFPESYRIVRGTEVAQSTYTKEKDGIFDLVFLMDTPSFERVGANGAECIRTAKKTINVDHHISNPLNLCTANFVEPEASSACEVLYMNLDKAKVSRETANSLYLGIVHDTGAFKFSSTGKRTMQVVGDLIEKGIDFAKIVNETYYTRTYKQTLVTGFVMQNCKLGLGGKVVYAHITPEDMERFGVTPVELSNVIDTVREVGGTEVALFLYPVNGKYKISLRSNYIVDVNAIAKEFGGGGHTRAAGGDTSDAPEAAIEKILKLIEKQL, from the coding sequence ATGACAATTGACGAATTCTTGGGCGAAGCGAAAACGGTTGCGATTTTCGGGCACGTGAGGCCCGACGGGGACTGCGTGGGCAGCACTACGGCGGTTTACAACTACATCCGCGACAACTTCCCGGGAATCGCAGTGAAGTTATTCCTCGAGAATTTCCCCGAGAGTTACCGGATTGTGCGCGGCACGGAAGTCGCGCAGTCCACCTATACCAAGGAAAAAGACGGCATATTCGACCTCGTCTTTCTGATGGACACGCCGAGTTTCGAACGCGTGGGCGCAAACGGAGCCGAATGCATCCGCACCGCAAAGAAGACCATCAATGTCGATCACCACATTTCTAACCCGCTCAACCTCTGTACGGCAAACTTCGTGGAACCCGAAGCGAGTTCCGCATGCGAGGTGCTGTACATGAACCTCGACAAGGCGAAAGTGAGCCGCGAGACCGCGAACAGCCTTTACCTGGGAATCGTGCACGACACGGGAGCCTTCAAGTTCAGCAGCACCGGCAAGCGCACCATGCAAGTAGTCGGCGACCTCATCGAGAAGGGAATCGATTTCGCAAAAATCGTGAACGAAACTTACTACACGCGCACCTACAAGCAGACGCTCGTGACCGGGTTCGTAATGCAGAACTGCAAGCTCGGGCTCGGGGGTAAAGTGGTCTACGCCCACATCACCCCCGAAGACATGGAACGCTTCGGCGTTACGCCCGTGGAGCTCAGCAACGTAATCGATACCGTGCGCGAAGTCGGCGGCACCGAAGTGGCCTTGTTCCTCTACCCGGTGAATGGCAAGTACAAGATTAGCCTTCGCAGCAACTACATCGTAGACGTAAACGCGATTGCGAAGGAATTCGGCGGTGGCGGCCACACCCGTGCCGCCGGCGGCGATACCAGCGATGCGCCCGAAGCGGCGATTGAGAAAATCCTGAAATTGATTGAGAAGCAGCTATAG